In one Rhodohalobacter sp. 614A genomic region, the following are encoded:
- a CDS encoding TonB-dependent receptor plug domain-containing protein, which produces MYTMIFPVWRIFPLLLLFVLALTTSPTFAQITAELDSIEVTTTRIPTSIKKSGKSVSILTQDDLQVMPVSSVDELLQSLPGVNLNSRNAFGVQADIGMRGSTFAQVLVMVDGIRINDPLTAHFNNNIPVSMSEIERIEIVRGPAATSFGADAVGGIIHIKTKTYVNNSGTGRQLDTSGEIGYGENALFLADAGFYSQVDKLQISGGIKTSISDGETFQNPNFGQVESADSLYRNYFDLQTYTLSAAYQFNQKWRLYSRVGYDNRDFSSKYFYTASTFDESYEKTDSWWTQLALDRTSDKHQTNLNLGYKTGSDYYVFNPDSPANEHSSGQFAFSLNHQMNLNPGLQLSFGTQALHRSIESTDRGDHKTSSIGFYSIISKQLTENLIGTASVRLEHDEKFGTEFLPQISLAYPLENITFRSSFGKAIRAGDFTEKYVSTQGESVSPGRNLGNPDLKAETSYTLDFGVDIYPISGLTVSNTVFYRTSDNLIDYTVTNSNSIPNNDNLQPDADYYYATNVSDSQTFGIESLIGKYFALSGNRFFHPEINYTYLHTTNAAGEVSKYIANHPKHDLSFTLSYQGNYFGITSASHLIKRNAETISAINGRVKSDYFLSHLKLEVMPFTNNRLSLYMKIHNLFDTDYQEILGAQMPGRWTMGGIHWNL; this is translated from the coding sequence ATGTATACAATGATATTTCCCGTGTGGCGCATTTTCCCACTACTACTGCTTTTTGTTCTGGCTCTTACAACTTCACCTACTTTCGCTCAAATCACTGCCGAGTTAGACTCTATTGAAGTCACCACCACCCGAATTCCTACATCCATAAAGAAAAGCGGTAAAAGTGTTTCGATCCTTACCCAGGATGACCTCCAGGTGATGCCGGTTTCTTCTGTTGATGAACTGCTGCAATCTCTTCCCGGTGTGAATCTGAATAGCCGAAATGCTTTTGGCGTGCAGGCCGACATAGGAATGCGGGGCAGTACATTTGCACAAGTGTTGGTGATGGTTGATGGAATTCGGATTAACGATCCGTTAACGGCTCATTTCAATAATAATATCCCGGTTTCAATGTCGGAAATTGAGCGAATTGAAATCGTTCGGGGACCCGCAGCCACTTCCTTTGGAGCTGATGCTGTAGGCGGAATCATCCATATCAAAACAAAAACATACGTTAACAACTCTGGCACAGGCCGGCAATTGGATACGTCCGGTGAAATAGGATATGGTGAAAATGCACTATTTCTTGCGGATGCCGGTTTTTATTCCCAAGTGGATAAACTTCAGATTTCAGGAGGAATTAAAACCAGTATTTCTGATGGAGAAACTTTCCAAAATCCCAATTTTGGCCAGGTAGAATCTGCCGACAGTTTATACCGTAACTATTTTGACCTGCAAACCTATACCCTCTCTGCGGCTTATCAATTCAATCAAAAATGGAGACTCTATTCGAGGGTGGGATATGATAACCGTGATTTCAGTTCGAAATATTTTTACACAGCAAGTACTTTTGATGAATCTTACGAAAAAACCGATAGCTGGTGGACACAATTGGCGCTGGATCGAACCTCTGACAAGCACCAAACAAACCTGAATCTTGGCTATAAAACCGGAAGCGACTATTATGTGTTCAATCCTGATTCACCTGCGAATGAGCATTCAAGCGGTCAGTTTGCCTTTTCTTTGAATCACCAAATGAATTTGAATCCCGGCCTCCAACTTTCATTCGGAACGCAGGCATTGCACCGGTCGATCGAAAGTACGGATCGTGGAGACCACAAAACCAGCTCTATTGGTTTCTACAGTATTATTTCCAAACAGCTCACAGAAAATCTTATTGGAACGGCAAGCGTTCGTTTAGAACACGATGAAAAATTTGGAACCGAATTTCTTCCCCAAATCAGCCTGGCTTATCCTCTGGAGAATATCACCTTCCGAAGTTCTTTTGGCAAAGCAATCCGTGCCGGTGATTTCACAGAAAAATATGTTTCCACACAAGGCGAAAGCGTCTCGCCGGGCAGAAACTTGGGTAACCCGGATCTGAAAGCCGAAACGTCTTACACACTCGATTTTGGGGTAGATATCTATCCTATTTCCGGTCTAACCGTAAGCAACACAGTTTTTTACCGAACATCTGATAACCTGATTGATTACACGGTAACCAACTCAAATTCTATTCCCAATAACGATAATCTCCAACCCGATGCCGATTATTATTATGCCACAAATGTATCGGACAGCCAAACATTTGGAATTGAATCTCTGATCGGGAAATATTTTGCGCTCTCTGGAAATCGTTTTTTCCATCCTGAAATAAATTACACCTACTTGCATACAACAAATGCCGCCGGTGAGGTTTCGAAGTACATCGCCAATCATCCCAAACATGACCTGAGTTTTACTCTTTCGTATCAGGGCAACTACTTTGGAATCACCTCGGCATCTCATCTGATTAAGCGAAATGCTGAAACAATATCCGCCATTAACGGACGTGTTAAATCCGACTATTTTCTAAGTCATCTGAAATTGGAAGTGATGCCTTTTACAAATAACAGGCTCAGTCTTTACATGAAAATTCACAACCTTTTTGATACGGATTACCAGGAAATTTTGGGAGCTCAAATGCCCGGACGCTGGACAATGGGTGGTATACATTGGAATCTGTAG
- a CDS encoding inositol monophosphatase family protein, which translates to MFGKEVAAILEDVNEMIVENFHSAHEISIKPDESIVTKTDREVENILIPRLKELLPESTIIGEESAPKDPEEIEKCFQSEYLWSVDPIDGTMNFAAGLPLFAVSVGLFKRTEKGYEPVSGSISFPAFSEVYFTHEGSTWLRNIHSGKETKIQRNPEKSISSLLVPNHYVIGKNVDRKNPFASNIRLLGSTAADMLFVSLGKATATLTLAHLWDIAAALAIAKTQDLYPRDLISGEVKEYFTKDDFFYGEPKQHWRLKKPLVLCDDIYFSDVKNLIKD; encoded by the coding sequence ATGTTTGGAAAAGAGGTTGCTGCCATACTTGAAGATGTAAATGAGATGATCGTGGAAAATTTCCATTCCGCGCATGAAATCAGCATCAAACCGGATGAAAGTATTGTAACAAAAACCGATCGTGAAGTAGAAAATATTTTAATTCCCAGATTAAAGGAATTACTTCCGGAGTCTACAATCATAGGCGAAGAATCGGCTCCAAAGGATCCCGAAGAAATAGAAAAATGTTTCCAAAGCGAATATCTATGGTCGGTTGATCCCATTGACGGTACCATGAACTTTGCTGCCGGTCTTCCGTTATTTGCGGTATCTGTAGGTTTGTTTAAACGAACCGAGAAAGGCTACGAACCGGTTTCGGGCAGTATCAGTTTTCCTGCATTTTCTGAGGTTTATTTTACGCATGAAGGATCAACCTGGCTAAGGAATATCCACTCAGGAAAGGAGACCAAAATCCAAAGGAATCCGGAAAAATCTATTTCGTCTCTGCTTGTCCCGAATCATTATGTGATTGGGAAAAATGTAGACCGAAAAAATCCTTTTGCAAGCAATATCCGCCTGCTTGGAAGTACTGCCGCAGATATGCTTTTTGTGAGCCTCGGAAAGGCTACAGCTACATTAACGCTTGCTCATTTGTGGGATATCGCAGCTGCCCTTGCCATCGCAAAAACCCAGGATTTATATCCACGTGACTTGATATCCGGAGAAGTCAAAGAATACTTCACTAAAGATGATTTTTTCTATGGCGAACCCAAACAGCACTGGCGTTTAAAAAAGCCGCTTGTCCTTTGCGATGACATTTATTTTTCAGATGTAAAAAACCTTATCAAAGATTAA